The Prinia subflava isolate CZ2003 ecotype Zambia chromosome 5, Cam_Psub_1.2, whole genome shotgun sequence genome window below encodes:
- the SSTR1 gene encoding somatostatin receptor type 1 — protein sequence MLPNGTCPRLPGGAGSDSGDSDSGGSDSGGGRAGGASEEAAAEGMDSGGRNSSGAPNSTLSESQGSAILISFIYSVVCLVGLCGNSMVIYVILRYAKMKTATNIYILNLAIADELLMLSVPFLVTSTLLHHWPFGSLLCRLVLSVDAINMFTSIYCLTVLSVDRYIAVVHPIKAARYRRPTVAKMVNLGVWVLSILIILPIIIFSNTAANSDGTVACNMLMPEPTQRWLVVFVVYTFLMGFLLPVVAICLCYILIIAKMRMVALKAGWQQRKRSERKITLMVMMVVMVFVICWMPFYIVQLVNVFVEQDDATISQLSVILGYANSCANPILYGFLSDNFKRSFQRLLCLSWMDNAAEEPIDYYATALKSRAYSVEDFPPDNLESGSMYRNGTCTSRITTL from the coding sequence ATGCTCCCCAATGGCACCTGCCCCAGGCTTCCGGGCGGTGCAGGCAGCGACAGCGGCGACAGCGACAGCGGCGGCAGCGACAGTGGTGGCGGCAGAGCCGGTGGCGCCtcggaggaggcggcggcggagggCATGGACTCGGGCGGCAGGAATTCCTCTGGCGCTCCGAACAGCACCCTGAGTGAGTCTCAGGGCAGCGCCATCCTCATCTCATTCATCTACTCCGTGGTGTGCCTGGTGGGGCTGTGCGGCAACTCCATGGTCATCTACGTGATCCTACGTTATGCCAAGATGAAGACAGCCACCAACATCTACATCCTCAACTTGGCCATCGCGGATGAGCTGCTGATGCTTAGCGTCCCCTTTCTGGTCACCTCCACCCTGCTGCACCACTGGCCCTTTGGCTCCCTGCTGTGCCGCCTGGTGCTCAGTGTGGATGCCATCAACATGTTCACCAGCATCTACTGCCTGACCGTGCTCAGTGTGGACCGGTACATCGCTGTGGTGCACCCCATCAAGGCGGCCCGCTACCGCCGGCCCACTGTGGCTAAGATGGTCAATCTGGGTGTCTGGGTGCTTTCCATCCTCATCATCCTGCCCATCATCATCTTCTCCAACACAGCAGCCAACAGTGATGGAACGGTGGCTTGCAACATGCTCATGCCAGAGCCCACCCAGAGATGGCTGGTGGTCTTTGTGGTCTACACCTTTCTGATGGGCTTCTTGCTGCCTGTGGTGGCCATCTGCCTCTGCTACATCCTCATCATTGCTAAGATGCGCATGGTGGCCCTGAAGGCTGGCTGGCAGCAACGCAAACGCTCGGAGCGCAAGATCACCCTCATGGTCATGATGGTGGTGATGGTCTTTGTCATCTGCTGGATGCCCTTCTACATTGTGCAGCTGGTCAATGTCTTTGTAGAGCAGGATGATGCCACCATCAGCCAGCTCTCTGTCATCTTGGGCTATGCCAACAGCTGTGCCAACCCTATCCTCTATGGTTTTCTCTCAGACAATTTCAAGCGGTCCTTCCAGCggctgctctgcctcagctggATGGACAATGCTGCAGAGGAACCCATCGACTACTATGCCACTGCCCTCAAGAGCAGGGCATACAGCGTGGAGGACTTTCCCCCAGACAACTTGGAGTCAGGGAGCATGTACAGGAATGGCACTTGCACCTCCAGGATTACCACCCTCTGA